In Mycoplasmopsis cynos, the following are encoded in one genomic region:
- a CDS encoding DUF4011 domain-containing protein has product MDIKSKKEEILIKNINAWKNKLLDLTLKNKALNLSLKLGKSFPSKMQIIYPSLEDFMKIIDSSNREIFSLEQYKSIKDYTKLPDGKQVIYSHTLEEVLSKNELKKTKIYTEFGGEIFVNTIKKIAKTAKAFKDQFSIDIMYLTFGILQWYEDKTSETPRFAPLLFLPIEINKSLDSGDWNISIKKESFFDENQALNKKLSNEFDINVKFDSNDEDDLFTNYQQYCNSILEKSTDKRWKVHNKIFLTNYDFSNINIYKDIETNITTILNSAFFEELVNPTKGLDSDISQINDKNINEKIDIASQYKTLDSDSSQEVAIQNAINNKSFILQGPPGTGKSQTITNIITELISRGKKILFVAEKNAALQVVYNNLKKIDLHKYAIPIHDSKVNKKEILTELLNSAENSKLYEIDESKLNNLTYSYNQSKIVLSKYGELLLTKFGPQNLTLYECIEKYLSLQEYQNIYFIIDDINNIDYQTFDNTIKNIDSFLDAYKNINFNYFSHKWHGLKISGLSFEQKNQLFKNIDFLIRNSANILKYVKENNLFINNSQIDENFTKNILNINKVLNFYQKANFKNNKQDFTFEDLKNTLQQLHKIEQLWMKKDETITSLKKTWNSLNFVDPKQVIETYNFINKKSKSIFKSLSPFFHKTKKIFKNNLKSELNFEEIDWIEELRKFSLIKEIEQQILDIFDNLKIDFSISKYQELQNWISEINYILEINDIIQIFNTLWMSLFSLQNFQSLNDQFQQYVDKLKHLILLYNKDEFDFTNVSYVNFRSKLNDLISQPEKLDEYLELNKYKNELLIHNQDFIQKVLENKITSNLKEIYLAVFYKTLIENAIDSNFCESDAIYLNNNLEIFKNKDIDLKQLSKERIAMSIDEKIKKSLLFSDSNTQYALIKKEAAKKYSRLSFKKIFEKALDFILNIKPCLMLSPLTVSQFFKDIDFKFDTVIFDEASQIKPEAAISSLFRAKQVIIVGDKEQMPPSNFFSSVSNEDNDSEIKNVDEDVSSGFDSLLSLAEGALNSIKLKWHYRSLFEELIYTSNSEIYKDLITFPSAKNPSKFEGLKFFKVEYDEMKSEDTLIKKTMSILKELISKYKDKYSVGIVVFNVDIVNKVENELEKFIHNNPKLNYFFDENKKEPFFIKNIDAVQGDERDFIFFIIEGKKNANQRVSVNFGAINREDSGYKRLNVAISRAKKGLILISNFNSSEVDWHKSDKRGIQLLEQFFKNAEYGIKNDVKSIDFNKSNASFIDHVYNELSKHGLSLKKNIGSSSFKIDIAIIDNNNPDNFLLAINCDGNSYKLAKTDRDRDRLMQQILESRGWNFIRIWSVDWYKNPQKQLNLILNKVKEIIENNTSNNLTQDTTKKIPKISYIKENKKGLDHIFSVYPDVENLIKKYSFEYRQSTFINQKAQIAKNIIDVLAPISFEAFCRIIRDLNEMNSVNKAIKLEALKIVNKIATFDDDNEFILSNEKDDNKYKFRISTNQNNKRSIQDIYEPELVDIILTILSYNDIPTDLTAIVKEICVKTQTMRVTTQITNRIKDLINKLVLSNKILKVDENTYQIVK; this is encoded by the coding sequence ATGGATATAAAAAGTAAAAAAGAGGAAATTTTAATAAAAAATATTAATGCTTGGAAAAATAAACTACTAGATCTAACATTAAAAAATAAGGCCTTAAACTTAAGCCTTAAACTCGGGAAAAGTTTTCCTTCAAAAATGCAAATTATTTATCCTTCATTAGAGGATTTTATGAAAATAATTGATTCATCAAATAGGGAAATCTTTTCATTAGAGCAATACAAAAGCATTAAAGATTATACAAAGCTTCCAGATGGTAAACAAGTAATTTATTCTCATACTCTTGAAGAAGTTTTGAGCAAAAACGAATTAAAAAAAACTAAGATATATACTGAATTTGGTGGTGAAATATTTGTAAATACTATTAAAAAAATTGCCAAAACAGCAAAAGCATTTAAAGATCAATTTTCAATTGATATTATGTATTTAACTTTCGGAATATTGCAATGATATGAAGATAAAACTTCTGAAACTCCTAGGTTTGCCCCTTTGCTTTTTTTACCTATCGAAATTAACAAAAGCCTTGATTCAGGCGATTGAAATATTTCGATTAAAAAAGAAAGTTTTTTTGATGAAAACCAAGCTTTGAACAAGAAATTATCAAATGAGTTCGATATTAACGTAAAATTCGATTCTAATGACGAAGATGATTTATTTACTAATTACCAGCAATATTGTAACAGCATTTTAGAAAAATCAACTGATAAAAGATGAAAAGTACATAATAAAATATTCCTCACTAACTATGACTTTAGTAATATAAATATATATAAAGACATCGAAACAAACATCACAACTATTTTAAATAGTGCGTTTTTTGAAGAATTAGTTAATCCTACAAAGGGCTTGGATTCTGATATAAGTCAAATAAATGATAAAAATATTAATGAAAAAATTGATATAGCTTCTCAATATAAAACTCTTGATTCTGATTCATCACAAGAAGTGGCTATACAAAATGCCATTAATAATAAAAGTTTTATTTTGCAAGGTCCACCTGGTACTGGAAAATCTCAAACAATCACGAACATCATTACAGAACTTATTTCAAGAGGTAAAAAAATACTTTTTGTTGCTGAAAAAAATGCCGCTTTACAAGTTGTTTATAATAACCTTAAAAAAATTGATCTCCATAAATATGCAATTCCTATTCATGATTCAAAGGTTAATAAAAAAGAAATTTTAACCGAGTTATTAAACTCTGCAGAGAATTCTAAATTATATGAAATTGATGAAAGTAAACTTAATAATTTAACATATAGCTATAATCAAAGTAAAATTGTATTATCAAAATATGGAGAATTACTCTTAACAAAATTCGGCCCTCAAAATCTTACATTATATGAATGCATTGAAAAATATTTATCATTGCAAGAATATCAAAACATTTATTTTATAATTGATGATATTAATAATATTGATTATCAAACTTTTGATAATACGATAAAAAATATTGATTCATTTTTAGATGCTTATAAAAATATTAATTTTAATTATTTTTCACATAAGTGACATGGTTTAAAAATTTCTGGTCTTAGTTTCGAACAAAAAAATCAACTTTTTAAAAATATCGATTTTTTAATTAGAAATAGTGCGAACATATTAAAATATGTAAAAGAAAATAATTTATTTATAAATAATTCTCAAATTGATGAGAACTTCACTAAAAATATTTTAAATATTAATAAAGTTTTAAATTTTTATCAAAAAGCAAATTTTAAGAACAATAAACAAGATTTTACATTTGAGGATTTAAAAAACACTCTTCAACAACTTCATAAAATTGAACAATTATGAATGAAAAAGGATGAAACTATTACAAGTCTCAAAAAAACCTGAAACTCCTTAAACTTTGTAGACCCTAAGCAAGTTATTGAAACATATAACTTTATTAACAAAAAATCTAAAAGTATTTTTAAATCACTTAGTCCATTTTTTCATAAGACCAAAAAAATATTTAAAAACAATCTTAAAAGTGAACTAAATTTTGAAGAAATTGATTGAATAGAAGAATTAAGAAAATTTTCTTTAATCAAAGAAATTGAACAACAAATTCTTGATATTTTTGACAATTTAAAAATTGATTTTAGTATTAGTAAATATCAAGAACTACAAAATTGAATTTCAGAGATTAATTATATTCTCGAAATTAATGACATTATCCAAATATTTAATACGTTATGAATGAGTTTATTCTCATTACAAAATTTCCAATCATTAAATGATCAATTTCAACAATATGTTGATAAGTTAAAACACTTGATTTTATTGTATAACAAAGATGAATTTGATTTTACAAATGTAAGTTATGTTAATTTTAGATCCAAACTAAACGATTTAATATCTCAACCTGAAAAGCTTGATGAATATTTAGAGTTAAATAAATATAAAAATGAATTATTAATTCATAATCAAGATTTTATCCAAAAAGTGTTAGAAAACAAAATTACTAGTAACTTAAAAGAGATTTATTTGGCAGTATTTTATAAAACACTAATTGAAAATGCTATTGATTCTAATTTCTGCGAAAGTGATGCAATTTATTTAAATAACAATCTTGAAATTTTCAAAAATAAAGATATTGATCTTAAACAACTTTCAAAAGAACGTATCGCAATGTCTATTGATGAAAAAATTAAAAAATCACTTTTATTTTCCGATTCAAATACTCAATATGCATTAATAAAAAAAGAAGCTGCTAAAAAGTATTCTAGATTATCATTTAAAAAGATTTTTGAAAAAGCGTTGGATTTTATTTTAAACATAAAACCGTGCTTAATGCTTTCTCCATTAACAGTTAGTCAATTTTTTAAGGATATTGATTTTAAATTTGATACTGTAATATTTGATGAAGCATCGCAAATTAAGCCTGAGGCAGCAATTAGTTCATTGTTCAGAGCTAAACAAGTAATTATTGTCGGTGACAAAGAACAAATGCCTCCTTCAAATTTCTTCAGCTCTGTTTCGAATGAAGATAATGATAGCGAAATTAAAAATGTTGATGAAGATGTTTCTAGTGGTTTTGACTCACTATTAAGTCTTGCTGAAGGAGCCTTGAATTCTATTAAATTAAAATGACATTATCGTTCATTATTTGAAGAATTAATTTATACATCTAATAGCGAAATATATAAAGATTTAATAACCTTCCCGAGCGCTAAAAACCCATCAAAATTTGAAGGACTTAAATTTTTTAAAGTAGAATATGATGAAATGAAATCCGAGGATACTCTCATTAAAAAAACAATGTCTATTTTAAAAGAATTGATAAGCAAATATAAAGATAAGTATTCTGTTGGTATTGTTGTTTTTAACGTCGATATTGTTAACAAAGTTGAAAATGAATTAGAAAAATTTATTCATAATAATCCTAAATTAAATTACTTTTTTGACGAAAATAAAAAAGAACCATTTTTTATCAAAAATATTGATGCTGTCCAAGGTGATGAAAGAGATTTTATTTTCTTTATAATTGAAGGTAAGAAAAACGCAAATCAAAGAGTTAGCGTAAATTTTGGTGCAATAAATCGTGAGGACTCAGGGTACAAAAGACTCAATGTTGCTATTTCTAGAGCTAAGAAAGGATTAATTTTAATCTCAAACTTTAATAGTAGCGAAGTTGATTGACATAAAAGCGATAAACGTGGAATACAATTATTAGAACAATTTTTTAAAAACGCTGAATATGGAATAAAAAATGATGTAAAATCTATTGATTTCAACAAAAGTAATGCTAGTTTTATCGATCATGTCTATAATGAACTTTCTAAACATGGTCTTAGTCTTAAAAAAAATATAGGTTCATCAAGTTTTAAAATTGATATAGCAATAATCGATAATAATAACCCAGATAATTTTCTTTTAGCAATTAATTGCGATGGTAATAGTTATAAATTAGCTAAAACTGATCGTGATAGAGATCGTTTAATGCAACAAATATTAGAATCTAGAGGATGAAACTTTATCAGAATTTGATCAGTTGATTGATACAAAAATCCTCAAAAACAACTTAACTTAATTTTAAATAAAGTAAAGGAAATAATCGAAAATAACACTTCTAATAATCTAACCCAAGATACTACTAAAAAAATTCCAAAAATTAGTTATATAAAAGAAAATAAAAAAGGACTAGATCATATTTTTAGTGTTTATCCAGATGTTGAAAACCTCATTAAAAAATATTCATTTGAATATCGCCAATCAACATTCATAAATCAAAAAGCACAAATTGCTAAAAATATCATTGATGTTTTAGCTCCTATTTCCTTTGAAGCATTTTGTCGCATTATTAGAGATTTAAATGAAATGAATAGTGTAAATAAGGCAATTAAACTTGAAGCGCTTAAAATTGTTAATAAAATTGCAACATTCGATGATGACAATGAATTTATTTTATCTAATGAAAAAGACGACAATAAATATAAATTTAGAATTAGTACTAATCAAAATAACAAAAGATCGATCCAAGATATTTATGAACCAGAATTAGTTGATATTATTCTTACAATTTTAAGCTATAATGATATTCCTACTGATTTAACTGCAATAGTTAAAGAAATCTGTGTTAAAACTCAAACAATGAGAGTCACTACACAAATTACTAATAGAATTAAAGATCTTATTAATAAACTTGTTTTAAGTAACAAAATTCTTAAGGTTGACGAAAATACATATCAAATAGTAAAATAA
- the pnuC gene encoding nicotinamide riboside transporter PnuC, producing MKIRFKNKKWYLNIIDWKVGILSLLIIFLIFNTLYSFDYGSWIWDGDLSPWQKTIGICVSLSAILGVLSVVLFAVHKNLAYVLGIVNAILFSLFAFSFGLAIEGFTNFFIYIPIMILMWYKTTRIKNNKKQFESFRSNTYSTIFFIFLTFILTIAFYYINPNLNKVAIQIFGKDKVYEYGSNFKYFEIASIINSLITALSIVALTMMVLGFRESWTIWIIKNVFSFIFFGGIGFLNITTLLINVTYMCISIYLYLVTTNKQKLRIAFSNKINFENTLKFLKAKEFYLSLSQQSALNNFDFKTENKILKSLLKEIKKSQFEDNVIFDNYLLDHILALKKYQLSSFIKKIKRDYLVFKYKISLALQNKLNYIFIYTESNNFEAYKNKKNWKKFTKKVVFLSTNKEKSLNEIKNIIKVELNKKTTSNFEKIFKRLFA from the coding sequence ATGAAAATAAGATTTAAAAATAAAAAATGATATTTAAATATCATTGATTGAAAAGTGGGCATTCTTTCATTATTGATTATATTTTTAATTTTTAATACTTTATACTCTTTTGATTATGGCTCATGAATATGAGATGGTGACTTATCGCCTTGGCAAAAAACTATAGGAATATGTGTTTCTTTATCAGCTATTTTGGGTGTATTGTCAGTTGTATTATTTGCAGTTCATAAAAATTTAGCTTATGTGCTCGGGATTGTAAATGCAATTTTATTTTCACTTTTTGCTTTCTCTTTCGGCTTAGCAATAGAAGGATTTACAAACTTTTTCATCTATATTCCAATTATGATTTTAATGTGATATAAAACAACAAGAATCAAAAATAACAAAAAACAATTTGAATCATTTAGATCAAATACATACTCAACAATTTTCTTTATTTTTTTAACATTTATCTTAACAATTGCATTTTATTATATAAATCCTAATTTAAATAAGGTTGCTATTCAAATCTTCGGAAAAGATAAGGTATATGAATATGGATCAAATTTTAAATACTTTGAAATAGCATCAATTATAAATTCTTTAATTACTGCATTATCGATAGTTGCTTTAACAATGATGGTTTTAGGATTTAGAGAATCATGAACAATTTGAATAATTAAAAATGTTTTTTCATTTATATTTTTTGGCGGAATTGGATTTTTAAACATTACTACATTATTAATTAATGTTACATATATGTGTATTTCAATTTACTTATATCTTGTTACAACCAATAAACAAAAACTAAGAATTGCTTTTTCAAATAAAATTAATTTCGAAAATACTTTAAAATTTCTAAAAGCAAAAGAATTTTATCTTAGTTTGAGTCAACAAAGCGCTTTAAATAACTTTGATTTCAAAACTGAAAACAAGATATTAAAATCATTGTTAAAAGAAATCAAAAAATCACAATTTGAAGATAATGTAATATTTGATAATTATCTTTTAGATCACATTTTAGCTCTTAAAAAATATCAATTAAGCTCATTCATAAAAAAAATAAAACGTGATTACTTAGTCTTCAAATATAAAATTTCACTTGCATTGCAAAATAAATTAAATTACATTTTCATTTATACAGAATCAAATAATTTTGAAGCATATAAAAATAAAAAAAATTGAAAAAAATTCACAAAAAAAGTAGTATTTTTATCAACTAATAAAGAAAAGTCACTCAACGAAATCAAAAACATAATTAAAGTTGAATTAAATAAAAAAACTACTTCAAATTTTGAAAAAATCTTTAAAAGACTTTTTGCTTAA
- a CDS encoding putative immunoglobulin-blocking virulence protein, with product MLKRRKKVFLLAGIGGMIASIALTTVYAQLSKNISDFKFNISGTVKTFIDNETADPSNARSGAYDDNLPRRKIKEPIKDKIPTPNETIDNTDKLRKIEKPKVEPDVKPNPPESTPETQNIPRVEKHVLIEHGDISYYGDKVYFKPREYSKADIAKGIANRIPYRAELLPDVENITGALTEKNIEKSVQRAIRHGKAGDYIFGKGSQYRELLEDKNKSIDEKVAYYNSDGNAPEQLSTLWFKYYRLLKSKETIAKYVDDIALQHLDEWWNSKEEFSWLPPRAYERKKIPLGHLQLLLHIDHSKITNISQSVKDELAKGYVIPQDSGNVWVNDKGEWESGNYEPPLNPVDGEIRRNNRIKRVLGNNSIWSRNPEDVERGKYGNWRDTDVTEFYRQLLNKDSEFKDLIKYRGIGGFSITQYDRIEKVKGADREKAVVVTIDLEYAHAFEKAEKLIEAFKKKQIDITGYRIKNVGKNSSDQDISKILAVLPQKLPLLELFFESKNTSALKYIKDKEIDELSLLSNNKVNTLDDDWALNPWALNKVAWVNMADYNVSGEYIQGLTIYSRITFDNLAFDDEDYRNNDPTIINNGLRMAYWTRNNERIFQGPFGPGNKPDRDSDGNSYPMGIDLSRVKNIKTLRGLIFYDEERGKQFVRKLNKIKLYNDSDTWEVPVLDMNEAQFDDILIKQKRNPRSKIMFSNGNTTKKIKITIDNSNTNLNSKGLQNLSTLIEYSDGNFNNNTEIIVPSNARELLNTLKGAGYNARIESEDDGLEFV from the coding sequence ATGTTGAAAAGAAGAAAAAAAGTATTTTTATTAGCTGGTATAGGTGGAATGATTGCATCAATAGCTTTAACTACAGTTTATGCACAATTATCAAAGAATATTTCTGATTTTAAATTTAATATATCTGGAACTGTAAAAACATTTATTGATAATGAAACAGCAGATCCATCTAACGCAAGAAGCGGAGCATATGATGATAATCTACCAAGACGTAAAATTAAAGAACCAATTAAAGATAAAATTCCTACACCAAATGAAACAATCGATAACACCGATAAATTAAGAAAAATAGAAAAACCAAAAGTTGAGCCAGATGTTAAACCGAACCCGCCTGAATCAACACCTGAAACTCAAAATATACCAAGAGTTGAAAAACATGTTTTAATTGAACATGGTGATATTTCATATTATGGAGACAAGGTTTATTTTAAACCAAGAGAATATTCTAAGGCTGATATAGCGAAAGGAATTGCTAATCGTATCCCTTATCGCGCCGAACTTCTTCCAGATGTAGAAAATATCACTGGAGCTTTAACAGAAAAAAACATTGAAAAAAGTGTTCAAAGAGCAATTAGACATGGAAAAGCAGGCGATTATATTTTTGGCAAAGGTTCACAATATAGAGAATTATTAGAAGATAAAAATAAATCAATTGATGAAAAAGTGGCTTATTATAATAGTGATGGAAATGCTCCTGAGCAATTGAGCACTTTATGATTTAAATATTATCGTTTATTGAAATCAAAAGAAACAATTGCGAAATATGTAGATGATATTGCTTTACAACACTTAGATGAATGATGAAACTCAAAAGAAGAGTTTTCATGATTACCACCAAGAGCATATGAAAGAAAGAAAATTCCACTTGGACATTTGCAATTATTATTGCATATTGATCATAGCAAAATTACTAATATTAGTCAATCAGTAAAAGATGAATTAGCAAAAGGTTATGTAATTCCTCAAGATAGTGGTAATGTTTGAGTTAATGACAAAGGTGAATGAGAATCAGGTAATTATGAGCCTCCTTTAAATCCAGTTGATGGTGAAATAAGACGTAACAATAGAATTAAACGTGTTTTAGGAAATAATAGCATTTGATCAAGAAACCCTGAAGATGTAGAAAGAGGTAAATACGGTAACTGAAGAGATACAGATGTTACGGAATTTTATAGACAACTTCTTAATAAGGATTCTGAGTTTAAAGATCTAATTAAATATAGAGGTATCGGCGGATTTTCTATTACTCAATATGATCGTATAGAAAAAGTTAAGGGAGCTGATAGAGAAAAAGCGGTTGTTGTAACAATCGACTTAGAATATGCTCATGCATTTGAAAAAGCAGAAAAATTAATTGAAGCATTTAAAAAGAAACAGATCGATATTACAGGTTATAGAATTAAAAACGTAGGTAAAAATAGTTCAGATCAAGATATTTCTAAGATATTAGCTGTTTTACCTCAAAAACTTCCTTTACTTGAATTATTTTTCGAATCAAAAAACACATCAGCTTTAAAATATATTAAAGATAAAGAAATTGACGAATTATCATTATTGTCGAACAATAAGGTTAACACCTTAGATGATGATTGAGCTTTAAATCCTTGAGCCTTAAATAAAGTGGCATGAGTAAATATGGCTGATTACAATGTTTCAGGTGAATACATTCAAGGATTAACTATTTATTCACGAATTACATTTGATAATTTAGCTTTTGATGATGAAGATTATCGAAATAATGATCCGACAATAATTAATAATGGTCTAAGAATGGCGTATTGAACTAGAAATAATGAAAGAATTTTCCAAGGCCCATTTGGTCCAGGTAATAAACCAGACCGTGATAGTGATGGAAACTCATATCCTATGGGAATTGATTTAAGTAGAGTTAAAAATATTAAAACTTTACGTGGCCTTATTTTCTACGATGAAGAAAGAGGAAAACAATTTGTTAGAAAATTAAACAAAATTAAACTTTATAATGATAGTGATACATGAGAAGTTCCTGTTCTTGATATGAATGAAGCTCAATTTGATGATATTTTGATAAAGCAAAAAAGAAACCCACGTTCAAAAATTATGTTTTCAAATGGTAATACAACTAAAAAAATTAAAATTACCATCGATAATTCAAATACCAACCTCAATTCTAAAGGATTGCAAAATCTTTCAACACTAATCGAATATTCTGATGGTAATTTTAATAATAATACTGAAATTATTGTTCCATCTAATGCAAGAGAATTATTAAACACTCTTAAAGGTGCTGGATATAATGCAAGAATAGAATCAGAAGATGATGGTCTTGAATTTGTATAG
- a CDS encoding deoxynucleoside kinase, whose protein sequence is MVIAISGMIGSGKSTLSKNLCKEYKNSLMVEEFANDDKVFNTFLKWIYEHEPNIDIAFQSYIIESLSDSFKKHQKHFLEIYKSHNLGYMFLDRFNVEHYIFAIVTLEKKHKKYLKAFDALFHHIINIEDNPDLAIFLDANFDEIRKRIFSRGREVEINNFNQNEAYFKRLHQLYKELFIKLCTYYKIPYYIIDTNSKNDQSVLYESKKIIDKFDFSNSHRYTKD, encoded by the coding sequence ATGGTTATTGCAATTAGCGGGATGATCGGTTCAGGTAAAAGCACTTTATCAAAAAACCTATGTAAAGAATATAAAAATTCATTAATGGTTGAAGAATTTGCTAATGATGATAAAGTGTTTAATACATTTTTAAAATGAATTTATGAACATGAACCGAATATAGATATTGCTTTTCAATCTTATATCATTGAGTCATTATCAGATTCATTTAAAAAACATCAAAAGCATTTCCTAGAGATTTATAAATCACATAATTTGGGATATATGTTTTTAGATCGTTTTAATGTGGAACATTATATTTTTGCAATTGTAACACTTGAAAAAAAACATAAAAAATATCTTAAAGCATTTGATGCGTTATTCCATCATATAATTAATATTGAAGATAATCCTGATTTAGCTATATTCTTAGATGCTAATTTTGATGAAATTAGAAAACGTATTTTTTCAAGAGGGAGAGAGGTTGAAATTAATAATTTTAATCAAAATGAGGCGTATTTTAAAAGGCTACACCAGCTATATAAGGAGTTATTTATCAAATTATGCACATATTATAAAATACCATATTACATAATTGACACTAATTCTAAAAATGATCAATCAGTATTATATGAATCTAAAAAAATCATTGATAAGTTCGATTTTTCAAACTCACATCGGTATACAAAAGATTAA
- a CDS encoding deoxynucleoside kinase yields MLIGISGMISSGKSTLTKKLHQYYASSIMLEEFEENNVVFNTFLEWLYHKEPNLTMGFQTYVVENHTTKLSEIIQKFRNLGKNFKNDHIFLDRFSIEHYIFANVNLRPKGESYLNGYDALFSHLITKEETPDLAIYLDMSYATFEKRLFERGRKVEIENYKNNIDYFKTLYHLYKDLFQKQAQKYNLNYVIINTDNLNEEEVFKKAIEIIDSFDLNKVDRK; encoded by the coding sequence ATGTTGATTGGAATAAGCGGAATGATTAGTAGTGGAAAAAGTACCCTAACTAAAAAACTACATCAGTACTATGCCTCATCAATAATGTTGGAGGAATTCGAGGAAAACAATGTAGTATTTAACACATTTTTAGAATGGTTGTATCATAAAGAACCTAATTTAACTATGGGTTTTCAAACATATGTAGTTGAAAACCATACAACTAAATTATCAGAAATAATTCAAAAATTTAGAAACCTTGGTAAGAATTTTAAAAATGATCATATTTTCTTAGATCGTTTTAGTATTGAACATTATATTTTTGCTAATGTTAATTTAAGGCCAAAAGGCGAATCATATTTAAATGGTTATGATGCATTATTTAGTCATTTGATCACAAAAGAGGAAACTCCTGATTTAGCCATTTATCTTGATATGAGTTATGCCACATTTGAAAAAAGATTATTTGAAAGAGGCAGAAAAGTGGAAATTGAAAACTATAAAAATAATATAGATTATTTTAAAACACTTTATCACCTATATAAAGATTTATTTCAAAAACAGGCACAAAAGTATAATTTAAATTACGTTATTATAAACACAGATAATCTCAATGAAGAAGAAGTGTTTAAAAAAGCAATAGAAATAATCGATTCTTTTGATCTAAATAAGGTGGATCGTAAATAA
- a CDS encoding thymidine kinase — translation MTLKKPEGTLEVITGPMFSGKTEELLKRIKIFEIAEINTLVFKPAFDTRFDAKKIVSRTGAKTKAISINNSKEILDHWTNKYRAVAIDEVNFLDNGIFEVIDSLIVNGVRVIVSGLDMDYLRRPFGVTPGLLAIADEVKKLKAVCLLCKSDAAFSFRKEANQQLNYLGDQEYEARCRKCHILGEQKKQHNS, via the coding sequence ATGACATTAAAAAAACCTGAAGGAACTTTAGAAGTAATAACTGGGCCAATGTTTTCTGGTAAAACTGAAGAGTTATTAAAAAGAATTAAAATATTTGAAATCGCAGAGATTAATACTTTAGTATTTAAGCCTGCTTTTGATACAAGATTTGATGCTAAAAAAATAGTGAGCCGCACAGGAGCGAAGACTAAAGCAATCTCAATTAATAATTCAAAAGAAATTTTAGATCATTGAACTAATAAATATCGCGCTGTTGCCATTGATGAGGTTAATTTTTTAGATAATGGTATTTTTGAAGTTATAGATAGTTTAATTGTAAACGGAGTTAGAGTGATAGTTAGTGGTTTAGATATGGACTATTTAAGAAGACCATTTGGAGTTACTCCGGGCCTTTTAGCGATTGCAGATGAAGTTAAAAAACTTAAAGCAGTTTGTTTATTATGTAAATCAGATGCCGCTTTTTCATTTAGAAAAGAAGCAAATCAACAATTAAACTATTTAGGAGATCAAGAATATGAAGCTCGTTGTCGTAAATGTCACATTTTAGGCGAGCAGAAAAAACAACACAACTCATAA